The proteins below are encoded in one region of Halocatena salina:
- a CDS encoding YlbF family regulator, with protein sequence MSTETTADAEIPQATVTELASDLGEAITQLPTYQEFLEAKERVEESEEAQQKVQRFEQLREEFMLARQTGNATNEDLRELQAAQEELHDVPVMSEFLELQSELELELQELNEMISAPLAVDFGEKAGGCCQD encoded by the coding sequence ATGAGCACCGAGACGACAGCTGACGCCGAGATACCGCAGGCCACGGTAACTGAGTTGGCAAGCGACCTCGGAGAAGCGATCACGCAGCTTCCGACGTACCAGGAGTTCCTCGAGGCCAAAGAGCGCGTCGAAGAGAGCGAAGAGGCCCAACAGAAGGTCCAACGGTTCGAGCAGTTGCGCGAGGAGTTCATGCTCGCACGCCAGACCGGCAACGCCACCAACGAGGATCTCCGGGAGCTACAGGCCGCTCAGGAGGAACTCCACGACGTGCCGGTGATGAGCGAGTTTCTCGAACTGCAATCGGAGCTGGAACTCGAACTTCAGGAACTCAACGAGATGATTTCCGCGCCGCTGGCGGTCGATTTCGGTGAGAAAGCCGGCGGCTGTTGTCAGGACTGA